ATCGCACCACGCACGCACCACGGTGACCGTCGACTGTGACGGCCGCCGGGATCCGCACACCCCGATAACCCCTTCACCTTCCGATCCAGGAGGTCGTCATGACCGCACTTTCCCGCCGGGCCCTGTTCGGTGCCCGCGGCGCCGCCGACGCGTCACGTCGTCGGCTGCTCGTCGGCGGCGCCGCCGTCGGTGCTGGTGTACTGCTGACCGCGTGCACCAGCAACGAGGCCGCGCCGACCAACACCCAGACCCAGGCAGCCAACCAGGGCAACGCCAACTCCGAGCCCGGTGAGACGGTCACCATCGGCTTCTCGGCACCGGCGGCGGACCACGGCTGGCTCGCGGCGATCACCAACAACGCCCGCGCCCAGGCCGAGGCGTACTCCGACGTGGAGTTCCTCACCGTCGAGGCCGGTGCCGACGCGGCCGCGCAGCGGGCCGCGCTGGACACCCTGATCTCGCAGAGCCCGGACGTCATCGTGATGCTGCCGCACGACGGCGCCGAACTCACCGCGAGCGGGCTGCAGGCCATGGAGGCCGGCATCCCGGTGGTCAACCTGGACCGGGCGTTCAACCAGGCGCTGGCCTACCGCACCCAGATCAAGGGTGACAACTACGGCATGGGCGTCTCGGCGGGCAATTACATCGCCGCCCAGATGCAGGCCAAGGGAATCGCGAACCCGGTGATCGCGGAGATCGCCGGCATCGACGCGCTGGAGTTGACCCAGGAGCGCTCGAACGGCTTCCGGGAGGCTCTGGAGGTGCACGGCTTCACCATCGCCAACCGGCGGGCGGCGGAATTCACCGCTGACTCCGGCCAACGCGAGGCGGCCAACCTGCTGCAGGCGCTGCCGCAAATCGACGCGCTCTGGAACCACGACGACGACCAGGGCATCGGCGTGCTGGCCGCGATCAACCAGGCCAACCGGTCGGAGTTCATCATGGTCGGTGGCGCCGGCTCGCGGGCGGCGATGGAGGCGATCCAGGCCGACAACACGGTGCTGAAGGCGACCGTCACCTACAGCCCGTCGATGGCCTCCTCGGCGATCTCACTGGCCCGCCTGATCGCCCAGGGCAAGGGCATGTCCGACCTGGTCGAGCTGCAGGTGCCCAAGGAGATCATCCTGGCCTCGGAAACCATCACCAAGGAGAACGCGAGCGAGTACCTGCCGCTCGGGTTCTGATCCTCACGGGGAGGCTTACCTTGTCCGCTCAACACAACGAACTGCGGGTCGGCATGATCGGCTACGCGTTCATGGGTGCCGCGCATTCCCAGGCCTGGCGCACCGTGAACCGCGTCTACGACCTGCCGTCGCGGGTCCGGATGGCCGCGGTGTGCGGCCGAGACGAGGCGCAGGTGGCGCAAGCCGCCGACCGGCTCGGCTGGGAGTCGCACACCACGGACTGGCGCGCGCTGGTCGCCCGGGACGACATCGACGTGATCGACATCTGCACCCCGGGCGACAGCCACGCCGAGATCGCGATCGC
The sequence above is a segment of the Solwaraspora sp. WMMD406 genome. Coding sequences within it:
- a CDS encoding substrate-binding domain-containing protein, producing the protein MTALSRRALFGARGAADASRRRLLVGGAAVGAGVLLTACTSNEAAPTNTQTQAANQGNANSEPGETVTIGFSAPAADHGWLAAITNNARAQAEAYSDVEFLTVEAGADAAAQRAALDTLISQSPDVIVMLPHDGAELTASGLQAMEAGIPVVNLDRAFNQALAYRTQIKGDNYGMGVSAGNYIAAQMQAKGIANPVIAEIAGIDALELTQERSNGFREALEVHGFTIANRRAAEFTADSGQREAANLLQALPQIDALWNHDDDQGIGVLAAINQANRSEFIMVGGAGSRAAMEAIQADNTVLKATVTYSPSMASSAISLARLIAQGKGMSDLVELQVPKEIILASETITKENASEYLPLGF